The Salvia miltiorrhiza cultivar Shanhuang (shh) chromosome 1, IMPLAD_Smil_shh, whole genome shotgun sequence genome has a window encoding:
- the LOC131005382 gene encoding cyclase-associated protein 1: MEESLVKRLEAAVARLETLSVGGFRQGVAAEDGGGAAAAEDPSIVAFDDLISQCVGRVTSAAEKIGGQVQDVSKAIAEAFSVERELLVKIKQTQKPDMAGLIEFLKPLNEVISKASALTEGRRSDFAHHLKTGADSLAALGWIAYTGKDCGMSMPIAHVEESWQMAEFYCNKVLVEYRNKDANHVEWAKALKELYLPGLRDYVKAHYPLGPVWNATGKIAAAAPAKAPIRGAPAPPPPPPASLFSSETAQPSSSGPKEGMSAVFAELNSGKPVTSGLKKVTADMKTKNRVDRSGIVTAPEKGGRAGSSSFSKSGPPKLELQMGRKWVVENQIGRNNLVIDDCDAKQSVYVFGCKNSVLQVQGKVNNITIDNCTKMGVVFKDVVAACEIVNCSGVEVQCQGSAPTISVDNTAGCQLYLSKDALGASITTAKSSEINVLVPGSEPDGDWGEHALPQQYIHVYKDGQFVTTPVSHSGG; encoded by the exons ATGGAGGAGAGTTTGGTGAAGAGGCTCGAAGCCGCGGTGGCGCGGCTGGAGACGCTCTCGGTCGGAGGATTCCGGCAGGGGGTTGCGGCTGAGGACGGCGGAggtgcggcggcggcggaagaTCCGTCGATTGTGGCGTTTGATGATCTGATTTCGCAGTGTGTTGGCAGAGTTACGAGCGCTGCGGAGAAGATTGGAGGACAGGTTCAGGATGTGTCTAAGGCAATCGCGGAAGCTTTTAGTGTGGAGAGGGAGCTCCTTGTTAAAATCAAGCAAACTCAG AAACCTGATATGGCAGGCCTGATTGAATTCCTCAAGCCATTGAACGAGGTCATCAGCAAAGCTTCTGCATTGACAGAGGGAAGGCGATCTGACTTTGCCCACCACTTGAAGACTGGTGCTGATAGTCTGGCTGCTTTAGGATGGATTGCATATACAGGAAAAGATTGTG GTATGAGCATGCCTATAGCACATGTAGAAGAAAGCTGGCAAATGGCTGAGTTTTATTGTAATAAG GTCCTTGTGGAATATAGAAACAAAGATGCAAACCATGTCGAGTGGGCTAAGGCTTTAAAAGAACTTTATTTGCCTGGGTTAAGGGATTATGTGAAGGCTCATTACCCACTTGGCCCTGTATGGAATGCCACAGGAAAGATTGCAGCCGCTGCCCCAGCTAAAGCTCCAATCCGTGGTGCTCCTgctcctccaccgcctccacctGCTTCACTTTTTAGTTCTGAAACAGCTCAACCTTCTTCATCAGGCCCCAAGGAAGGCATGTCTGCCGTCTTTGCAGAACTGAATTCTGGAAAGCCAGTTACTTCAG GTTTGAAGAAGGTCACTGCTGATATGAAAACCAAGAATCGTGTGGACAGAAGTGGCATTGTTACTGCTCCCGAGAAGGGAGGTCGTGCTGGTTCATCTTCTTTCTCAAAGTCAGGACCTCCAAAATTAGAGCTTCAAATGGGTCGTAA ATGGGTTGTTGAGAATCAAATTGGGAGAAATAATCTAGTAATTGATGATTGTGACGCAAAACAGTCGGTCTATGTGTTTGGCTGTAAAAATTCGGTTCTGCAGGTTCAAG GGAAAGTAAACAACATTACAATTGATAACTGCACTAAGATGGGGGTGGTCTTCAAG GATGTTGTGGCAGCTTGTGAGATTGTCAATTGCAGTGGCGTGGAGGTGCAATGTCAG GGTTCGGCTCCAACAATTTCAGTAGACAATACTGCGGGTTGCCAGTTGTACTTGAGCAAAGACGCATTGGGTGCTTCTATTACGACAGCAAAGTCGAGTGAAATCAATGTATTGGTACCTGGTTCTGAACCAGATGGCGATTGG GGTGAGCATGCTTTGCCACAACAGTATATCCATGTTTACAAAGATGGCCAATTCGTGACAACTCCAGTCTCCCACTCCGGTGGCTGA